The following proteins are encoded in a genomic region of Reichenbachiella sp.:
- the ddlA gene encoding D-alanine--D-alanine ligase: MENKIKVGILFGGKSAEHEISLRSAKNVIEALNKDKYEPVLIGIDKSGQWLYNEQTSLILHADDIEKISLNTNSDSVSLIPQSEGLLSGANQKVDVVFPILHGPMGEDGTIQGLLKLANIPFVGAGVLGSAVGMDKDVMKRLLRDAGLPIGKYITIRSHQDRPTFDSITKQLGLPCFVKPANLGSSVGINRVDNEEQYHQALDEAFSFDHKVIIEEFIEGREIECAVLGNENPKASIPGEISFTHSFYSYEAKYLDDQGYKIDIPAQITDEQIIAVQKMAIDTFQTLECEGFARVDVFLTKDGRLLVNEINTIPGFTQISMYPKLWEASGIPYSDLIDQLLQLAIARFVKEKQIKSSV; the protein is encoded by the coding sequence ATGGAGAACAAAATCAAAGTAGGCATCTTGTTTGGTGGCAAATCAGCCGAACATGAGATCTCGCTGAGATCAGCAAAAAATGTAATCGAGGCCCTCAATAAGGACAAATATGAGCCGGTGTTAATTGGAATTGACAAAAGTGGTCAGTGGCTTTACAATGAACAGACTTCCCTCATTCTTCATGCTGATGATATTGAAAAAATAAGCCTTAATACAAATAGTGATAGTGTTTCACTCATCCCTCAAAGTGAAGGGCTACTCTCCGGGGCTAATCAAAAGGTGGATGTAGTATTTCCAATTCTTCATGGACCAATGGGAGAAGATGGTACCATTCAAGGGTTGCTCAAGTTAGCCAACATACCCTTTGTAGGCGCCGGTGTCTTAGGCTCTGCTGTTGGCATGGATAAGGATGTAATGAAACGTTTGCTTAGAGATGCTGGATTACCTATTGGTAAATATATTACTATCCGTTCTCATCAGGATCGACCTACTTTTGATAGCATTACCAAACAGCTAGGCTTGCCTTGTTTTGTAAAGCCTGCAAACTTAGGGTCCTCTGTAGGCATCAACAGAGTGGACAATGAAGAGCAGTACCATCAAGCACTCGACGAAGCCTTTTCATTTGATCATAAGGTAATCATCGAAGAATTCATTGAAGGTCGAGAAATCGAATGTGCGGTATTGGGTAATGAAAATCCAAAGGCTTCTATACCAGGTGAGATATCCTTTACACATAGCTTCTACTCTTATGAAGCCAAATATCTGGATGATCAAGGATATAAAATTGATATTCCGGCACAGATCACTGACGAGCAGATAATAGCCGTGCAAAAAATGGCTATTGATACATTTCAGACACTAGAATGTGAAGGATTTGCGAGAGTAGATGTATTCTTAACCAAAGACGGTAGACTACTTGTCAACGAGATAAACACTATTCCAGGGTTCACACAAATTAGCATGTATCCCAAGCTTTGGGAGGCCTCAGGCATTCCATATTCTGATTTGATTGATCAGTTATTGCAATTGGCTATTGCGAGATTCGTAAAAGAAAAGCAGATCAAGAGCTCGGTTTAA
- a CDS encoding NifU family protein produces the protein MEADKKQELLARIDQAINNIRPYLEADGGDVKLLDIDDDYVVQVELLGACEACPMSPMTMKAGIEEAVKRVAPEVKAINAVNVASVN, from the coding sequence ATGGAAGCAGACAAAAAACAAGAGCTTTTAGCTAGAATTGATCAGGCGATAAACAACATCAGACCCTATTTAGAAGCTGATGGAGGTGATGTGAAGTTGCTTGATATCGATGATGATTATGTCGTTCAAGTTGAGCTTTTAGGTGCTTGTGAGGCGTGTCCAATGTCTCCTATGACTATGAAGGCAGGAATTGAGGAAGCGGTAAAGCGCGTTGCCCCAGAAGTGAAAGCCATTAATGCTGTGAATGTTGCATCGGTCAACTAA
- a CDS encoding Mrp/NBP35 family ATP-binding protein encodes MKITEKEVLQALSKVQDPDLKKDLVTLGMIQKIEITDEALSFSVVLTTPACPLKEVIKNDCLKALEPILNGLKVNIDMTSDVTSIRSKSMILPNVKNIIAVASGKGGVGKSTVTANLAVALAKSGASVGIIDADIFGPSMPTMFDCEHEQPSMVEENGKNMLIPIEKYGVKLLSIGFLTPKDNAIIWRGPMASSALKQFISDVKWGELDYLLIDLPPGTSDIHLTLVQSVPVTGAVIVTTPQKVAIADAQKGLSMFKQPQINVPLLGVVENMAYFTPEELPDNKYYLFGKEGGKKMAEKYEIPFLGEIPIVQSIRESGDSGYPAVMKEGITEDAFNELAQSVARQVAIRNASKEKTKIVQMN; translated from the coding sequence TTGAAAATCACAGAAAAGGAAGTATTGCAGGCGTTGAGTAAGGTTCAGGATCCGGATCTTAAAAAGGATTTGGTCACGCTGGGTATGATTCAAAAAATTGAAATCACTGACGAGGCACTGAGCTTCTCTGTGGTACTTACCACTCCAGCCTGTCCATTGAAGGAAGTGATTAAGAATGACTGTTTGAAGGCGCTGGAACCAATTTTAAACGGTTTGAAAGTGAATATTGATATGACTTCTGATGTGACAAGTATCAGAAGTAAGTCAATGATTTTACCAAATGTAAAGAATATCATCGCCGTCGCTTCGGGGAAAGGTGGTGTTGGTAAATCTACGGTGACGGCCAATTTGGCCGTGGCTTTAGCCAAATCTGGCGCGAGTGTTGGAATTATCGACGCGGATATATTCGGCCCATCGATGCCTACCATGTTTGATTGCGAGCATGAACAGCCAAGTATGGTGGAGGAAAACGGAAAGAACATGTTGATTCCCATTGAGAAATATGGAGTGAAGCTGCTTTCTATTGGTTTCCTTACACCAAAAGACAATGCCATTATTTGGCGTGGACCCATGGCCAGTTCCGCATTGAAGCAATTTATTAGCGACGTGAAATGGGGCGAATTAGATTATTTGTTGATTGACCTGCCTCCTGGGACGAGTGATATTCATTTGACGCTAGTTCAATCTGTACCTGTGACTGGTGCTGTAATCGTGACAACACCACAGAAAGTAGCCATTGCAGATGCGCAGAAAGGACTGTCGATGTTCAAACAACCACAAATCAATGTGCCCTTGCTAGGAGTGGTAGAGAATATGGCTTATTTCACACCTGAGGAGTTGCCGGACAACAAATACTATTTGTTTGGTAAAGAAGGGGGAAAGAAGATGGCTGAAAAGTATGAGATTCCCTTCTTGGGAGAGATTCCGATCGTGCAGTCTATTCGTGAGAGTGGAGACAGCGGTTACCCGGCAGTCATGAAAGAAGGAATCACAGAGGATGCTTTTAATGAGTTGGCACAAAGTGTGGCCAGACAAGTGGCTATAAGAAATGCCTCAAAAGAAAAGACAAAGATTGTTCAAATGAACTAA
- a CDS encoding T9SS-dependent choice-of-anchor J family protein — translation MKFIFLFVLVAGCHLSIAQDRCGTMLFNESKSSMDQQEQKIQFENWLKQEIFQKQIIKQNRAAVTTSETLYEIPVVVHVVHQASEPEGTGGNIPMGQITSQINTLNEDFRRMNADRVNTPAEFEDAAADVKLEFVLAKRDPEGLPTSGVVRVVGNQDFYSISQAKELAANSYWPAEEYLNIWVAHMSGGLLGFAKFPVSNEPGMDEDPNLNRLIDGVYVDYEYFGTGFNADDFSKGRTLVHEVGHWLGLRHIWGDGGCSVDDFCTDTPVQGSSSSGCPDVSQTSCSTIDMFQNYMDYTDDECMNLFTNCQGDRMRTVLENSPRRKELLSSSGAQEAIQVANDLGIRSVISPTFGNCSLELSPQVEVRNYGSNNISSFSIELLLDGEVQITDSYVETLIPLQSIFVDLSEISISKNVEEISIKILSVNGGIDGNADNDCESVSTFFPSIQIAPLTEDYEGTEESIAELWKMKNSNLNPPAWGFATAPNATIENKAAMLSYYGAPGGSFGELDYLLSPVLDLTELPTADLKFKYAYANHDTNLSDALTVMVSTDCGATFPQDNILFQKIGAELSTSPATNSLFVPADQADWVEIDINFGEFSTKEVVIAFVGSNGGGNNLYLDDIQIYSSAANEYDIGITAVESLPMVTCEEDIVMNVQVKNFGSQVITSFSVNYEFGSRSNSVNVNSDLNLLPGKTEVVEIESYNLENNKYQMDVVIERPNGEVDQDKSNNFQTVYFEIDTLSEVIPVRQKFAKTLEGSGWYYWRSDAPTDWTISEFREENVSNYALSFMGYDIDELGVENWFVSPILDFSATEEASMTFDVSYANKSDRNDQLQILASTNCGRVYPIEVYNKKGSALAIAQSESAWSPVTTEDWRNEFVDLSDLVGDQEVRLAFVVTNQNGNNLYLDNIEFYVSADENQIVITESMRAFPNPATDYIEVKFNFNIKEEILLRIMSLDGDVIAEQSFPNTLNQVYRIDHIQSTNNGMYILQAIGDFTNLSNKIIIHQ, via the coding sequence TTGAAATTCATATTCCTTTTTGTATTAGTTGCGGGTTGTCACTTGTCTATTGCACAGGATAGATGTGGTACTATGCTTTTCAATGAGTCAAAATCTTCGATGGATCAGCAAGAGCAAAAGATTCAATTCGAGAATTGGTTGAAACAAGAAATTTTCCAAAAGCAGATAATCAAACAAAATAGAGCAGCGGTTACCACGAGTGAGACCCTCTATGAAATTCCGGTTGTCGTTCATGTAGTTCATCAAGCAAGTGAACCCGAAGGGACTGGAGGAAACATCCCCATGGGACAAATAACATCTCAAATCAACACGCTGAATGAAGACTTCCGGAGAATGAATGCCGATCGGGTGAATACGCCAGCTGAGTTTGAAGATGCTGCTGCGGATGTGAAGTTGGAATTTGTTTTGGCTAAGAGGGATCCAGAAGGGTTGCCAACTAGCGGAGTGGTAAGAGTCGTTGGCAATCAAGATTTCTACTCGATAAGTCAAGCAAAAGAATTAGCTGCTAATAGCTACTGGCCTGCAGAAGAATATCTCAACATTTGGGTGGCACATATGAGTGGAGGATTGCTTGGATTCGCAAAGTTTCCAGTATCGAATGAACCTGGTATGGATGAAGACCCCAACCTTAACCGATTGATAGACGGTGTATATGTAGATTATGAGTATTTTGGCACAGGGTTCAATGCAGATGATTTTTCGAAAGGACGAACCCTAGTGCATGAAGTAGGGCACTGGTTAGGACTTCGTCATATTTGGGGAGATGGAGGCTGTAGTGTAGATGATTTTTGCACTGATACGCCGGTTCAAGGAAGTAGTAGCTCTGGATGTCCAGATGTAAGTCAAACCTCTTGTTCTACTATTGACATGTTTCAAAATTACATGGATTATACTGACGATGAGTGCATGAATCTATTTACCAATTGTCAAGGTGATCGTATGAGAACTGTATTGGAGAATAGCCCTCGAAGAAAAGAACTACTCAGTAGTTCAGGTGCGCAAGAGGCAATTCAGGTAGCCAATGATTTGGGGATACGTTCTGTAATATCTCCCACATTTGGCAATTGTAGTTTAGAACTTTCTCCACAGGTAGAGGTGAGAAACTATGGGAGTAATAATATATCTAGTTTTTCAATTGAACTGCTTTTGGATGGAGAAGTACAAATCACCGATTCTTATGTAGAAACATTAATTCCTCTTCAATCGATTTTCGTTGATTTGTCCGAGATATCTATCTCCAAAAATGTTGAGGAAATTTCAATAAAAATTCTGTCTGTTAACGGAGGAATAGATGGTAATGCAGATAATGATTGTGAGTCCGTTAGTACATTTTTTCCTTCAATTCAAATTGCTCCTTTGACCGAAGATTATGAAGGTACAGAGGAGTCAATTGCAGAGTTGTGGAAAATGAAGAATAGTAATTTGAATCCACCCGCTTGGGGTTTTGCGACTGCACCGAATGCTACTATAGAAAATAAAGCAGCTATGCTAAGTTATTATGGTGCTCCAGGAGGGTCGTTTGGAGAATTAGATTACCTATTGAGCCCTGTACTTGACCTTACAGAGCTACCTACCGCTGATTTGAAATTTAAGTATGCTTATGCGAATCATGATACAAATTTAAGTGACGCTTTGACTGTTATGGTGTCTACAGATTGTGGAGCTACTTTTCCACAGGATAACATTTTGTTTCAAAAGATAGGGGCAGAATTAAGTACCTCACCTGCTACCAACTCATTATTTGTTCCTGCAGATCAAGCTGATTGGGTCGAAATTGATATAAACTTCGGGGAATTTTCAACCAAAGAGGTTGTAATAGCATTCGTAGGAAGTAACGGAGGAGGGAATAACTTGTATTTAGATGATATACAAATTTACTCAAGTGCAGCTAATGAATACGATATTGGAATTACTGCAGTAGAGTCATTGCCCATGGTAACCTGTGAAGAAGATATTGTAATGAACGTTCAAGTGAAAAACTTTGGTTCTCAGGTTATAACATCATTTTCAGTGAATTATGAATTTGGTTCTAGATCCAATTCTGTCAATGTCAATTCAGATCTGAATTTATTACCGGGCAAGACTGAAGTGGTTGAGATTGAATCTTATAATTTAGAAAATAATAAGTATCAAATGGACGTGGTAATCGAACGACCTAACGGAGAAGTAGATCAGGACAAGAGTAATAATTTTCAAACGGTGTATTTTGAAATAGATACATTGTCTGAAGTAATACCTGTTCGTCAGAAGTTTGCTAAAACCCTAGAAGGCTCCGGCTGGTATTACTGGCGATCAGACGCACCTACGGATTGGACCATTTCAGAATTCAGGGAAGAAAATGTAAGTAACTATGCGCTTAGTTTTATGGGCTATGATATTGATGAATTGGGTGTGGAAAATTGGTTTGTGAGTCCCATTCTCGATTTTTCAGCAACGGAAGAGGCCTCAATGACTTTCGATGTTTCCTATGCGAATAAATCAGATAGAAATGATCAATTACAGATTTTGGCATCGACCAATTGTGGCAGAGTATATCCAATTGAAGTTTATAACAAAAAAGGTAGTGCTTTGGCTATCGCCCAGAGCGAATCGGCTTGGTCACCAGTGACTACTGAGGATTGGAGGAATGAATTTGTAGATCTCAGTGACTTGGTTGGTGATCAGGAAGTTAGACTTGCTTTTGTAGTAACTAATCAGAATGGTAATAATTTGTATTTGGATAACATTGAGTTCTATGTTTCTGCAGACGAAAATCAAATTGTAATTACTGAATCTATGAGAGCCTTCCCTAATCCTGCTACGGATTATATTGAAGTCAAATTTAACTTTAACATCAAAGAGGAAATCTTGCTAAGAATAATGAGCTTGGATGGAGATGTGATTGCAGAACAATCATTTCCAAACACATTGAACCAAGTTTATCGAATTGATCATATCCAGAGTACTAACAATGGCATGTATATTCTTCAAGCCATTGGTGATTTTACTAACTTGTCCAATAAAATAATCATTCATCAGTAG
- a CDS encoding T9SS type A sorting domain-containing protein, protein MKLAVWSVVILMMLSLDTVSFAQLHIRPINRASNSLATSSGARITATRDTVNLPFWDDFSFSKTAADSTLWESNTGAVINGTLGKVAPTVNVASFDGNDLFGNPHNPGGVGSDTVDVLTSQPIDLEAVKPDKRDSVWLSFYWQMEGLGEVPEQRDFLMLQFLDKKGSWNEELTLLGVADNRFDSFMKESIQINHDDYFHSGFQFRFVSVGNSLGPYDAWHIDYVYLNQDRSPINESLVDRAVTEAPTPIFSEYTMIPYDLLFDFPDTIYHEISFDFATLENKVHPVEFEYTLTNYDYPNTDSAAFNATLFYLNDTDDNFSLPANGRNTNFIPALNDSYFLGYDSLFIETELIFSSTTDGYFIKSIDGPEGAEVITYLTDDEYNYRLNDTIRSYFEIHEALAYDDGSAEYAAGLNKNRSQLAIHYNIPIADTITYIDIYFPQLNPSSSGEEILLSVLKDLSGEPSSVLREQTYIIPGGAQLNQFDRFVLDAPVIVSGEFYIGFQQFTNDYIGIGLDNNSLLGTQKIFVNTEDEWEPNNKVEGMIMIRPVFADSDYVVTSVDEPKPEVVIYPNPANEKLTLQGDFDYYELLDLSGKVLVMDRSRELLISNVQNGIYFLKVYKGANAIVRKIIIQH, encoded by the coding sequence ATGAAATTAGCAGTCTGGAGCGTGGTAATATTAATGATGTTGAGCTTGGATACGGTCAGCTTTGCTCAGCTTCATATTAGACCCATCAACCGAGCTTCTAATTCGTTAGCGACTTCCAGTGGAGCTAGAATAACGGCGACGAGGGATACTGTGAACTTGCCATTCTGGGATGATTTTTCTTTCTCAAAAACCGCAGCCGATTCCACGCTTTGGGAAAGCAATACAGGAGCGGTGATAAATGGCACTTTAGGTAAAGTAGCGCCAACAGTTAATGTGGCTTCATTCGATGGGAACGATTTGTTTGGTAACCCTCATAACCCAGGTGGAGTAGGAAGTGATACAGTAGATGTATTGACCTCTCAGCCCATCGATTTGGAAGCTGTAAAGCCAGATAAACGCGATTCTGTTTGGTTATCCTTTTATTGGCAGATGGAAGGGTTGGGTGAAGTGCCAGAACAGCGTGATTTTTTGATGTTGCAATTTTTGGATAAAAAAGGCTCATGGAATGAAGAACTTACATTGTTAGGAGTTGCCGATAATAGGTTTGATTCCTTCATGAAGGAATCTATCCAAATAAATCATGACGATTATTTTCATTCAGGTTTTCAATTCAGATTTGTATCTGTTGGCAATAGTTTAGGCCCCTATGATGCGTGGCATATAGACTATGTTTACCTTAATCAGGATCGATCTCCAATCAACGAGTCGCTTGTAGATCGAGCAGTCACAGAAGCACCAACTCCAATTTTCAGTGAGTATACCATGATTCCATATGATCTTTTGTTCGACTTTCCAGATACTATTTACCATGAGATTTCATTCGACTTTGCCACATTAGAGAATAAAGTGCATCCCGTAGAGTTTGAGTACACATTAACGAATTACGATTACCCCAATACAGACAGTGCAGCTTTCAATGCCACTTTGTTTTACCTCAACGATACGGACGATAATTTCTCTTTACCAGCGAATGGCCGAAATACCAACTTTATACCTGCATTGAATGATTCGTATTTTTTGGGATATGACTCGTTGTTCATTGAAACGGAATTGATATTTTCTTCTACAACGGATGGATATTTTATCAAATCTATTGACGGACCAGAAGGTGCTGAAGTAATTACATATCTGACTGACGATGAATACAATTATCGACTTAATGATACCATAAGGTCATATTTTGAAATCCACGAGGCATTGGCTTATGATGACGGTAGTGCAGAATATGCGGCAGGGTTGAATAAAAATAGATCTCAGTTGGCTATACATTATAATATACCAATTGCTGACACGATCACTTACATCGATATCTATTTTCCTCAGCTCAATCCTTCTTCCTCAGGGGAGGAGATTTTGCTCTCGGTACTTAAGGATCTTTCAGGAGAACCATCTAGCGTTTTGCGTGAACAAACCTATATCATACCAGGTGGTGCTCAGTTGAATCAATTTGATCGCTTTGTTTTAGATGCCCCTGTTATAGTTTCAGGTGAGTTTTATATTGGGTTTCAACAGTTTACTAATGACTATATAGGTATTGGGTTGGATAATAATAGTCTACTTGGTACGCAGAAAATTTTTGTGAACACAGAAGATGAATGGGAGCCTAATAACAAAGTAGAGGGTATGATTATGATTCGACCCGTTTTTGCTGATTCGGACTATGTTGTAACTTCAGTTGATGAGCCAAAGCCTGAAGTAGTCATTTATCCCAATCCTGCCAATGAGAAGTTGACCCTTCAAGGAGACTTTGATTATTATGAGTTGCTGGATTTATCCGGCAAAGTATTGGTGATGGATCGATCTCGCGAATTGCTGATTTCAAACGTTCAAAATGGCATCTACTTTTTGAAAGTTTACAAAGGGGCTAACGCTATAGTAAGAAAAATCATCATCCAGCACTAA
- a CDS encoding PASTA domain-containing protein encodes MSKTGASKKDLLVHIGLAAATSIAILLFVFYIYLPFTTNHGESMTVPNLEGILLEDLGEFLEERDLRYEIEPDSGYSPKFPPLTVLKQFPLPNAKVKEGRKIYITLNSSKPPVVKMPSLIQRSLKNAQLELRSLGLFLGEIRYRPDFALNTILGQYYQGKKLNAGDEIPKGSKIDFEVGDGLGNQTFQMLNLTDMVLDEAVFVMRGYGLKLGDVFYEKEGKIMKEKEDSNGDITVEAIEARPGRVFKHAPNAKRIARIGQEIDLWIVEVDSSAVEDVPTLDLVSE; translated from the coding sequence ATGAGTAAAACTGGAGCTTCGAAGAAAGACTTATTAGTACATATTGGATTGGCGGCTGCAACATCTATAGCGATTTTGCTGTTTGTGTTTTACATCTATCTTCCTTTTACCACTAATCATGGAGAGAGTATGACTGTGCCGAATCTTGAAGGGATTTTACTTGAGGATTTAGGAGAGTTTTTAGAAGAAAGAGATCTGAGGTATGAAATTGAACCAGACTCTGGGTATTCACCCAAATTTCCTCCACTCACTGTATTGAAACAGTTTCCCTTACCGAATGCCAAGGTAAAAGAAGGACGGAAAATCTACATTACCCTAAACTCATCAAAGCCTCCCGTGGTTAAGATGCCGTCCTTGATACAACGGTCGTTAAAAAATGCCCAATTAGAGTTACGTAGTCTAGGGTTGTTTTTAGGAGAAATCAGATATAGGCCTGATTTTGCATTAAATACGATACTTGGTCAGTATTATCAAGGGAAAAAGTTAAATGCAGGTGATGAAATTCCAAAAGGATCAAAAATTGACTTTGAAGTAGGGGATGGCTTAGGGAATCAAACCTTTCAAATGCTGAATTTAACCGATATGGTTTTAGATGAAGCGGTGTTTGTGATGCGCGGTTATGGATTGAAGTTGGGAGACGTATTTTATGAGAAGGAAGGTAAAATCATGAAAGAGAAGGAAGATTCCAATGGTGATATAACAGTTGAAGCGATTGAAGCTCGTCCTGGTAGAGTATTTAAGCATGCACCAAATGCAAAAAGGATTGCGCGGATTGGTCAGGAGATAGATTTGTGGATAGTAGAAGTAGATTCGTCTGCGGTAGAAGATGTGCCTACTTTGGATTTGGTCTCTGAATAA
- the dnaG gene encoding DNA primase, with protein sequence MIKSQTIEEIKSRMDIYEVVSDFVALKKSGSSYKALSPFTNEKTPSFMVSPAKGIFKCFSTGKGGDSISFLMEVDGLSYIEALKYLAQKYAITIEEDEADPNYLAEQSIRESLFITLNFAKDHFVENLWNTNEGKSIGLSYFKERGFSEETIKRFDLGYSLDQWQGLIDAAKKAGHKDEFLEQTGLKIVKEDKSYDRFRGRVVFPIHNITGKVIAFGARTLKSNEKGPKYINSPETELYTKSKILYGIFQAKNEIRNQENCYLVEGYTDVVSLSQAGITNVVASSGTSLTDDQIKLIQRYTKNVTVLFDGDKAGIKASMRGIDMMLTGGLNVKAVPFPEGEDPDSYSKQLGGAAFKEYLDENAQDFIAFKTGIFLKDGGDDPIKKAESIREIVQSISLIPDPIQRTVYIQECSRLIHVDEETLISETNKLLLKSSKEKWEAPIHEVPPEAYEPEKTETKISRDDIIKVQERESIRMLINYGSELVEGIEEGEVSLADYFMAESEDITFETPIYNKILEIFKENLAKGQISTIQQFLDHEDLAVKQAAVDLSTERYEISTNWSEKFQIHVAHESQTLKNSTYTNILRLKFRIIQKMIAENMENIKSASEEEQINKFLSIQGDLKSMEMTIAKTLGNVTVK encoded by the coding sequence TTGATCAAAAGTCAAACCATAGAAGAAATCAAAAGCAGGATGGATATCTATGAGGTGGTGAGTGACTTTGTTGCCCTCAAGAAATCAGGATCGAGTTATAAAGCCCTGAGTCCTTTTACCAATGAAAAGACACCTTCTTTTATGGTGTCTCCTGCTAAAGGTATATTCAAATGCTTCAGTACAGGAAAAGGGGGTGATTCCATTTCCTTCTTGATGGAAGTGGATGGTTTGAGCTATATCGAAGCATTAAAGTATCTGGCTCAGAAATACGCCATTACTATCGAAGAAGATGAGGCGGATCCAAATTACCTTGCCGAACAAAGTATAAGAGAAAGCCTTTTCATTACGCTCAATTTCGCCAAAGATCACTTTGTTGAGAATCTTTGGAATACAAACGAAGGTAAAAGCATAGGCCTCTCCTATTTTAAGGAACGAGGATTTAGCGAGGAAACGATAAAAAGATTCGATCTTGGCTATTCACTGGATCAATGGCAAGGTCTGATAGACGCCGCCAAAAAAGCTGGCCATAAGGATGAGTTTCTTGAGCAAACAGGACTCAAAATTGTAAAAGAGGATAAGTCTTATGACCGATTCAGAGGTCGAGTTGTATTTCCCATTCACAACATCACAGGTAAGGTCATCGCCTTTGGTGCCCGAACGCTCAAATCCAACGAAAAAGGCCCAAAATATATTAATAGTCCTGAGACTGAGCTTTATACAAAGAGCAAAATCCTTTATGGCATTTTTCAGGCAAAAAACGAAATTAGAAATCAAGAAAACTGCTACCTGGTAGAAGGATACACAGATGTGGTTTCATTAAGTCAGGCAGGGATCACTAATGTAGTAGCTTCATCCGGTACTTCGCTGACAGATGACCAAATCAAACTGATTCAGCGATATACTAAAAATGTAACCGTACTGTTCGATGGAGACAAGGCTGGTATCAAAGCCTCCATGAGAGGTATTGATATGATGCTGACCGGTGGGTTAAACGTAAAAGCAGTCCCATTTCCAGAGGGAGAAGATCCAGACAGTTATTCCAAACAATTGGGTGGAGCAGCGTTTAAGGAATATTTGGATGAAAACGCACAAGATTTCATTGCTTTTAAAACAGGTATCTTCCTAAAAGATGGTGGAGACGATCCGATCAAAAAAGCGGAGAGTATTCGAGAGATTGTGCAGAGTATTTCACTGATTCCTGATCCCATTCAAAGAACGGTCTATATTCAGGAATGTAGTCGTCTAATCCATGTAGATGAAGAAACGCTCATCAGTGAGACCAATAAGCTGTTGCTGAAAAGCAGCAAGGAAAAATGGGAAGCACCTATTCATGAAGTTCCCCCGGAAGCCTATGAGCCAGAAAAGACTGAAACCAAAATCAGTCGAGATGATATCATCAAAGTGCAGGAAAGAGAAAGCATACGCATGCTGATCAACTACGGTTCGGAATTGGTTGAAGGAATAGAAGAAGGTGAAGTTTCCCTAGCCGATTACTTTATGGCAGAGTCTGAGGATATCACTTTCGAAACCCCGATCTACAACAAAATTTTAGAGATTTTCAAAGAAAACCTGGCCAAAGGTCAGATAAGTACGATCCAACAGTTTTTGGATCATGAAGACCTCGCTGTAAAACAAGCTGCGGTTGATTTGTCTACAGAGCGCTATGAAATCAGCACCAACTGGTCTGAAAAATTCCAGATTCATGTAGCTCATGAATCTCAGACATTAAAAAATTCAACTTATACTAATATCTTGCGGCTCAAATTCCGTATCATTCAAAAGATGATTGCTGAAAACATGGAAAACATCAAATCGGCAAGCGAAGAAGAGCAGATAAATAAATTTTTGAGCATCCAAGGGGATTTAAAAAGCATGGAAATGACCATTGCCAAAACCCTTGGAAATGTAACCGTGAAGTAA